The window ggcgtccgcagaccccgTGCCTCCTttatcttactattttcatgttCTTGAACTTCTGTATTGGATTTTGTATCTAGTAGACTAGTATCCAgatttattagttgctcatgacttgtgacaccccggtttggactgtgtcgggatggtttctactgtcgTTATCGTTATTTctgcaaattatggttattatatcatgttttagaactatttatggtatttaactatttaaaagaggtgttctatttcggtctggctggccttgtcttcacaagagacgccatcacgaccgggtgcGGGGATTGGGTCGAGAAAGCATGCTCCCAAAGAGAGAAGCCCAACGAATGGCAGATGCAAAACACTAAACATCATTAAGATCATATTAATATACCCTCCCAAAACATATGAGCTTACCCTCTTGAGGACTATAGCGAGGCACAACTAAGACTATAAAATATCCTTGTGAATTATGACCAATATCAAATATATAAGCAATAATTTCAAATCCAGAGATTAATTGTACTCTGATAACTTTACATAACgcagaatttaatttttttggcTGATAGTAGAAAAGTTGACAGATAAGTCGCCTTTACTGTCACTTTGCAAAATCGTACATGAGATTTTCATCTCATATGACTCTTCATTCAATTTGGATCATGCCTGAGTAATAGCTTATGTATCTTTCTGAGATCTACCACTCTGCAATCTAGGATAGTTCTTCATGATATACCCCCTCTCTCCACGCTCAAAGCAACCTCTATGCTGATGAGGCTGCAAGGACTACTTGTGATAACTAGAATACCCACTTTAAGCCACCTATCCTACGGTTCCCTATAGGTCCCCTACTCTGCAGGTGTACTATATGATGTCTATCCTGATTCTACTAGCCCCGAAGAGTAACTCGGACCAATTTAGCCACGTTTTATGTACCAATAACATTGTACATATTTTATTATTCTTAAAGAATAATATTAGATAGTAGCGGTCTTACATTGATTTTTTAGGGTTTATAGTCCCTATTAAGTCCTTTTTTATGTGACGTTCTTTGATCAATAATGAGTTTAAGAAAGAATTAGAGGAAGACTTTTAATACTTATGGTCTAAAATAAACCGTAGATATTTGTACATTTATAAAACTATGCGATTaaagataaaatttaaaatttaaagtttaattcACTTTAAATATAAAAACATATCATTCTAATTTGAACAAGTTAAAGAAAAAGTGTTATATAACCTAAAACAGATACagagaaaagaagacaaatacaGAGAAAATAACCCCAAACCTtagggttttcaactcgagtcagatacagagaaaagaagacaaataacGAAAATAGGTTCAAAGGTCTTCTTTCAAGGATtcatgagaaaaaaaaaagatgtaatAGCAAGTTTGAAACAACAAAGTGAGAaagctgatttgaagcataaagaacacatTTTAAAAAAGCTTGGAACTTAAAACAAGTTTCAGAAGAGAAACGAGATAGTATAGCACTTAAGAGAACAGTAGAGGAAACATGTTtaacaaagaactcaaacaaagtccagaagaaggcaactaaagacctaaaagcttagtagaaaatacagtaaaggaacataggggtaaatgaacacataagataaacatgtgaaagcatgatatagaaaccagtagaagaaagagcggagcacaatagaagaacatgcaaaataaggcaaacataaaGATACAGGAGAATAACATGCTaggtagaaaaagaaaacatacaaACATAGATAGACagatacacacaaagaaaagaagaggaagagtcagagaaacattttaaatttttttcagaaaccctaaatcgaagagaaacaaatttgaaagaaaaaattaggaaaaatattttaaaactccAGTAGAGCACAGATATAGCAGATTTAAGAAAACAACCAGATAAAAACCTCGAATGGTTAGGTTTTAGAGAAACcatagaaatgagaaaggcttggaagaaaagtCCGATCTCGAGTCGGATGAGTTAGAATCGGGCTCGAAATGCTTTAAATGTGCCGAAACAAGGTTAGAGAGGCTTCAAAACCATGGATCTGAGAGGATCTAAACGGACACCACTGAGGTCATACCTCAAAGCTTCAAACCCCAGACGTTTGAGAGTGGAGGGAGGTGAGTACatgccatccatggcctgagaagccatggattccagtgAGGTTATGGTCGGAGAGgatgagagaggctagggttccagggaaccttcgagagagtttgagagaggagagtattcaaaggcggctgagagatggaaatgaagggattagggtagggttggtggattaaaaatggtaaggggtgatcatggccgttgatcaaaacgaTCAACGGCCTGTATTAAAAGGAAGACCGGGCGGGTTGGATAAACGAGTTAAGGGGTTGGGTTGAAATTGAAATTTGGGCTGGTCCAATTGGGGGTTAAGATTGGGTCAAttggaggctaaaattgaaatgtaatggggctacaattgaaacaaaatgaggctaaaatttacatagccagtttttcccttttattttacaaaaatagtaaaaaataattttgaaaataaattaaaagtactgaatcagtaaataatatataaatattaatttaaaaatactggaactaattttatgctattaaatcttagagtaggctagaattgcaattatatgcaatttagctttaaaaataccaaataaatttgtaaaaatttataaaaattaccttaactatattttggtataaatataggaataaaataaattattcaccaaaattgatgattttgggagtaattattgattttgtgctactaaaatggacaataaattagttttaaaaatcttttaaaaattggaaaaaatactaaaacacttgggcatgcttattgTCATGGGAGGCTTTCCAGatgtgccccatgaccccttgggcgtgccccgtggcgtcctagcaagcctcccaATACCTAGCGCCACGGACTaccccgtggtcttggccgcgccaagtgacaagcgcgcatgtgcctctgtcgccccactgATATCCCTTGCCAACGCCCAACCGCAGGCGGATGCTAACAGCGCCGCGCACGCAAACAACGCTGCGTGCGCAAaccctgatgccaaagactatgctgcTGACAACTGACCTGTTTCTgccttgtagaaaactaagtctttttcattgtaaatatagagtagttttattccatgtacttccattatgtttctctagcttaatcaagtctagtcttgtagatttggtttattttttttaagtattattagggggatcaaacaatcaaactttctagcaagcaaacaatactctgtactggtgtctctccccctcgacaccgcgttgcctgtctgtaatagttttcattaatgcaatcaagctttctttcattctcaatcctcatttttgttctctcaattgctcttgacattgatTTTCCcttacggcactgacaatctagtctagcgtacggaggggacttCAGTTAACAGACagtaactgcactgacatcagttgcttagccttacatcgcccttccaaggaatctcaggaaggcacCGCGTAATAGTTGGtgtcagagcctaggctcgacatcggacgagggagcgcattgccattaccaccatttctgaccatggtgaatcatggggaccgcACTGCGACCCTTGAACAGACGGCCCCTGAACTAAGAACCAGCCTAGGGAAAAGGTTGAACGACCTGGACTGTAGGGtgctccaggccgaagttgacatagaaaacatcagtcacGACTCTGAGGGAGACCGACAAACGACAACCACAGAGGCAGCCGAAATTTTTGGCAAATTCGAGggactccaacaggagcgtgttgaggatttagcttacagggcacaagaggcagacatggtgactgccatgcaacaaactattgaTGACTTGACAGTCAaactcaatgttgtcaatgttgCTTTACAGGGCCTGcttcgaggcggtggaaaccaAATGGGGGCACTGCGAACCCCGCTTCCGCGACACAAAAACTAAAAATTCTTGAGCCAAATCCATACAGTGGAGCTAGGAATGCCAaggaagtggaaaacttcatctttgaCATTGAATAGTACTTTGATGTTGTTGGTggcctagaagaagctaataAGGTAGCAACTGCTACCATGTATCTTCAGTgtgatgctaaactctggtggcgggtgaagtacGAAGTCATCAAGGCCGGTAAAGATGCTTTcgagacatgggcagaactgaaggcagccatacgtctacagttcttccccgaaaatatgGAATATAATGCAAGGAGGAAGCTACGGGAGCTCCGCTAGACCAAGTCAGTGCGGGACTACGTACGGGAATTCtacgcactcatgctaaacatacgtgacatgggggacaaagacaagctcTTCACCTTCTtagaagggttgaaaccttatgcccgcaTGGAACGGCAAAGAGAAAGGGTAGATACCCTACCTAAGGCGATCCAAGTAGTTgaatgccttggggactatcaagTGGAAGCTCAGAAGGATCGGCCTCAGCCGCCTGTCCGAGAGGGAGTCAAAGAGGGCCAACCTAGCAATGGTGGCTCTAgcagaagtgggggagatcggagtgcaacCAAATCTAAGGATCCCTCCTCAGGCAGCAACAATGCTGCATCAAACAACAATGACTAGGGGAGAAAGCCTCCTTCGggatgccgtcattgcggcggaccacattggaataatgagtGTCCACATGCACAAATGAACGCCCATCAAGCCTTTGATGATGGGACAGATGATTCAGACCAGACCGAGCcagtaggtgccttcaatgcaattgttagCTCCATTTCTGAGGCCTTAGCGGAAACCAGTGCTGGCatccgtaagaagaaggacccctgcccaagcaccaagaaagggaaaaagaaagcgGATGAGAAGAATCCTCCTAAacaagagaggaccttaatgttcgttgagatgaaggtaaatggcaagcccattcgggcgatgatatacacgggtgctacccacaactacttagcctcgactcaggtggagcgccttGGTCTAGTTGTAGGAAAGGGAAAAGGtagtgtcaaggctatcaactcacctcctCAGCCAGTGGGTGggatagccaaagaagtaccagtgaagcttggcccttacgaaggaaaattcaacttgcgcgtggtgatcatagatgacttcgagtttatagttggattggaattcctgaggcaaaccaacaccatgtaTGTACCATATGCTGACATGttactgatgatgggagcaaacgggaccaagccctgcattatcctGTGCATGCCCATGAAGATGGCCGTGGAAAACATATCGGCCTTGCAGTTAAAGAAGGGGGTCAAAAGACATAAACCTACGTTCCTGGCAACCCTCTGCATTGAAGATGtagaacgctcctcgggtcccattaCTGAGCCCGTGAAGGAGCTACTACtagagtttgaagatgtcatgccacaagacatgccaaagagACTACCGCCTAGGCGCACTATGGACCATGAAATTGAGCTGGTGCCAGGCGCGAAGCCACCCGCCCGGGCgccttacagaatgtcacaacccgaactcaccgagcttcagagacaattgacggaaatgctagacacagggatcatcgtgccctccaaatccccatacgggtcccctatgctattccaaaagaaacatgatggcagtctacgactctgtgtggactatcgggctctaaacaaaattattgtgaagaacaagtacctaACTCcactaatggcagacttgttcaatagactgggtggtgcgacggtgtTCACTAAAATAGACCTgaagacaggttattggcaagttcagattgcagagggtgatgagcacaagacgacctgtgtgacaagatatgggtcgtacgatttcctggttatgccattctgcttgactaacgccccaactacgttttgcactttgatgaaccaagtctttcgagagtacattgatgaatttgtggtggtctacttggatgacattgtggtatatagccaaacaTTGGAGGAATACCTAATgcacttgcggaaggtcctagctcgattgcgggagcatgaactatatgcgaagctatctaagtgctcatttgctcaaaagcaaattgacttcctcggtcatgtcatcgaggaagggtggatcaagatggaccagcagaagattcaggcaaTCACAAATTGGCCGccgcctaaggatatccacgccttgaAGGCGTTCTTTGGTCTATGCAATTTTTATCGGCGATTTGTGAAAaactactccctcattgcagtaccATTGGCAGAACTCCTCAAGAAGGTCACACCTTGGGAATGGGGACCCAAGCGAGCGGGGGCCTTCAACGCATTGAaagcggctatgtctagtagccccgtcTTAGCCCTTCCTGatctggccaagccattcgaagtacaAATAGATGCATATGACTATGCCCTCGGTGGAGTCTTGCTACAAGAAGGGAATCCTGTAGCGTACAAGAGTCGGAAGCTGAAAgatgcagagcggcgctatgccgcccatgagaaagaattattggttgtCGTCCCTGCTTGCGCCtctggaggcactatctgctggggaccccattcgtggtcaagacagacaacacagcaGTTAGTCATTTCATGACCCAACCGAAATTGAATGGTCGACAGGCCAAGTGGTAGGAACTCTTAGTTGAATTCCACTTCAACCTAGAGTACCAaagtgggaagaccaatcatgttgctgatgcgctcagtcggagagctgatctagcatcggtgtgcctactcgccaccctaagggggagcgaAGTAGCCACCTCCATCAAGGACCAAATACAGGatttactcatcaaggatcctgctgcacagtatttggttgatttggtaggacagggcaagactcgccagttctacatggaagatgattttctgaaagtgaaagggaactgcctttatgttcctaaaggaggagatctacgAAGGACTCTTCTGGATGAATCTCATGATACTCTATGAGCTGGCCATCCTGGTGAGGAACGCACCATGACATTACTTcaccgtgcatattattggcctcaaatggccgatgacgttgctcagtatgtgaagacttgtctagtatgccagaaggacaaGTCGGACCGCTTAAcacaagcgggactcttggaaccactagctgtcccaaagAGACCTTGGAAAAGCATTTCCCTggatttcatcaccggattgcccaaggtcggagatctaacaagtatcttggttgtggtagatcgattttccaagtatgctacctttattgctgtcccacaatatatatcagcagaagatacagctcgactcttcttctctcatgtcgtcaaatattggggcctgccTAAAGACgttgttagtgatcgcgactcacgctttACTAGtaacttttggacccaactctttaagtgccttggGTCAAAGCTGAGTcacagctcaagttttcatccacAATTTGATGGCCAGATGGAGCGGTTCAATGGCatgttggaggaatatctccgtcaCTTTGTAACCGGATCGTAGAAGAATTGGGTAAAGCTTCTGGAtgttgctcaactgtgtttcaattcacaaaagagctctagtacaaacaaaagcgcttttgaaattgttaccggataTCAATCGCTACTCCCACACATAGTCAATGCACCAAATATgtctaaatctcctcgagctgctagcttctcaaaagagtGGAAgcgaaatttggagatagtgtggagctatcttgtcaaggctcaaaagcggatgaagagacATGCTGATCAGAATTGTCGCTTTGTTGAATACaaagtaggagacaaagtgatggtcaaaattccaaagcGTTACTTATTTgcgggggtccatgaccctcgtctattgcaaaaatacattggacccttgtccattgaaaggggCATTaagaaagttgcataccgggtggataccccagttTGGTGGAAAATTCACCCTATCTTCTATGTTAtcctcctgaaaccttttcgggaagacacGGAGGATCCTTCACGGAGCCAGCTCACAATACCCAGTATTTGAGGGCCCAATTCAAACAGGAAAAGGCGTGTTGAAGCTATCCTTGATAATAGAGTGATTCatgcctcaaggaaagatcaccaagagttcttggtgaaatggcagggctgtgatgcagaggagaacacttgggagaggggaacaaacctcaaagcctacaagagcctaattgaagattatcttgcaagtaaggcgccgaggacgtcgccaactcaggtgggggagaatgttaTGTGCGGATTTCCAGctgtgccccatgaccccttgggcgaGCCCCGTGGCATCCtagcaagcctcccaatgcctagcgccacggacggccccgtggttttgtccgcgccaagtgacaagcgcgcatgtgcctctgtcgccccaccgatatcccaTGCTAGCACCCAACCATAGGAGGATGCCAACAGTGTCGCGCACACAGACAACGCCGCGTGCGCAGACCTtgatgccaaagactatgctgcTGACAACGGACTTGTTTCTGCCTTGTAGAAAAATAAGtatttttcattgtaaatatagagtagttttattccatgtacttccattatgtttctctagcttaatcaagtctagtcttgtagctttggtttatttttcttaagtattattaggggggatcaagcaatcaaactttttagcaagcaaacaattctctgtactggtgtctctccccctcgacaccgcattgcctgtctgtaatagctttcattaatgcaatcaagctttatTTCATTCTCAATCCTCATttatgttctctcaattgctcttgacactggttttcccgtacgacactgacaatctagtctagcgtacggaggggacttcagttggcggacagtaactgcactgacatcagttgcttagccttacgtcgcccttccaaggaatctcaggaaggcgctgCATAacattatatatgcatacatatgttattttgaaagtattttgtatatataaaaaatatacagggaaatattgggtatcaacaggtagaacgagcataatatctagcctgacctccccctcgagggcgacctctacctccccgacctccacctttagctggctgagcaggtggggtagcagttggagctgtaatcatagcctaagaactctacagggcacgctgtggctgagaagtctatggatgTGCACTcatcccaagtctagggcaatccctcactatGTGGCGTATgttaccacactcaaagcaagctaTGGGAAGATGTGGTGGctgtgactagctcgggccaggtctgctggactgacctctgaaagcaccccgtgcaggaggtgcgctagaaaccggaggtgcataataaggctcctgaggcctacgaggagctggagcactgctggctgctggaagagctgaataaatggggcgactcatataacccctaccatgacgacctaaAGCTGGGGCACGGGTACCAGAGAAATGgcccaactctcgagacctcttggcctccctctcctccttctccctagcatgcacaccctcaatcctcctagcaatgctcaccatctactgataagaaatatccatctccaactcatgagtcatgctagatctgatggggggaataagaccctcaataaaccggcgaaccctgtCGCGATAGTagcaaccaaggttggtgcatgcctagccaaactggtgtaacggacagtatactctgaaacagtcatagcaccatggtgtaaatgctcaaactctacgtgTCATGCGACCTTGacgctctaaggaacatactctctcaggaacagatctgaaaactgagcccaagtcagtgaagcagccgcatctggactgtctaactcataggtacacCACCAATCATAGGCGGCTCCCcaaagctggaaagtagtgaaagaaaCTCCGCTCAATCCTGAgatacccatagtatggagaatgcggtaacacttatcaagaaatcccagagcatcctccgatgctagaccattGAACTCAGGAGGCTTGTACCTCTCAACCCTCAGCTGCTCCTGCTCGGAAGGCACTGCCAtgccctcgggctgaactggcactgcaggaataatctcagggacctgctcaacatgcactcgctactcaagagtatgggcggcgggagtctgtgctcctccccggcctgggatgtggctgcagtaaggggaagcaaccctgcctgagacAAAGTGGTGtatatgctcatgaactgtgcagaGTCTCCTAAatggctggagtagtagtagcagtaggcgtatcaggcgtctggactccggctggatctgctggtggtacctcggtagcAGCTCGCGTAGGTGCTCTCGCTGCACCACGTACACATCATCGGCCTCTATCCTAACCCCGGCCTCTAatggctgcagtagggggcgcgagtgcctgatcatctcgagtagcaTGGGTcttcactatctgtgagagaatagaagatagaagtttaaaattttgatgtcaaaatatcgcacgacaaggaaatcaaatgaagtgaagaTTTTTTCTAACAATTATATAGCCTCTCGttgataagtacagacgtttccgtaccgatcaacgagactctaagAAACTGGCATGTGTTCCGTggctcctatgaacctagagctctgataccaacttgtcacgaccccagttcgccctccgtgaactgtcgcgacggcacctagtccctacgactaggtaagcctaacaatgcgaaaAATAAACTAACTTGCGAAATAATTAATCAAAACTGAACAACTGAAGGAAAAACAGTATAtaaaatgtcgctcggcatatacaactcAACATCACAAGATCCTACAgtactatcccaaaacccgaaaactcacaGGAACACAAGCTGAAAGAAATATAGTaaatgctctaactccggaaaTGTCTACATCACTAGTATGATAGAAGGACTAACGGTAcaagatagaataaagagggagactctTCTGTCTGCGGAcgtgacagatatacctcgaagtctccaaaaGCTCTCCCTGTCTCAAGGATGATAAGCATGTGCAGtggtgcctggatctgcacatgaaaaacatgcgcagaaagggcatgaatacaccacaacggtactcagtaagtgccaagcctaacctcggttgggtagtaacgaggaaggtcagggccctactgagataaataAATAATAGAATGACAGGATAAATAAGCAACATAAATGAGAATCTACAGGGAAaatctatacaggataataaggatacACTAACAGAAATAGAAATAAGGCAAACACAAGGAAATACCGCTCACAACAAGGATGAtaatcggggatctcttggtatcccgaggatctcttagtaccctcatcCTATACActagggatcttttggtatcccgaggatctcttggtatcctcaataaataTGCCATGGATATCTTGTTATCCCGACGATCTCTTGGTACCCTCAATAtgtatgccagggatctcttggtatcccgaggatctcttggtatcctcaatatatatgatgtcagggatctcttggtatcacgCATCCTCGGTCCAGATCATAAACACGTGcatgggatctcccgagatgccgtcccgtagtcccaatttaaaacacacagcaacagctcaagaatatcaaaacaaatactAAGTCCGTAACAAGTAAATAAtaaattctagcctaacatgcttcacgtaatgcaattaaggcagtttaagcaaataggcaattaagtccactaagcatgcttttctaaacgAACACAAGCTATGTttacaagtagaataaaacaggtaAGAAAGGAACTCAGTTTAAGTACTTAAAGTAAAactgaattttcaacaattagctcaagtacgcgttcgtcacctcacgtacaaggcattcaaTTACgaaatatcatatcctaaggggaaaggttgttgatacccaatttttttctaagtattttttacactcaaaatactttcaaaataacatatatgcgCATACATAAGCGTGCCCgagtgttttggtattttttccaaattt is drawn from Nicotiana tabacum cultivar K326 chromosome 22, ASM71507v2, whole genome shotgun sequence and contains these coding sequences:
- the LOC142176308 gene encoding putative mitochondrial protein AtMg00860, encoding MDQQKIQAITNWPPPKDIHALKAFFGLCNFYRRFVKNYSLIAVPLAELLKKVTPWEWGPKRAGAFNALKAAMSSSPVLALPDLAKPFEVQIDAYDYALGGVLLQEGNPVAYKSRKLKDAERRYAAHEKELLCLGSKLSHSSSFHPQFDGQMERFNGMLEEYLRHFVTGS